The following proteins come from a genomic window of Arcobacter sp. F2176:
- a CDS encoding hybrid sensor histidine kinase/response regulator, translating into MHKKYTILIIDDKNENLHYLNSILKVYDYNIRATTDPSFALTSSESYPPDLILLDIKMPNIDGFEVCKLFKEKDKLKDIPIIFISAIDDIEIKVKAFEQGGVDYITKPFEKEEVLARIKTQLKIFENNQTILSLLQQQDFFLKKIIHEMNTPLSIISLNVDNLERQLGPKEQFEAIKASSKSLSSIYNDLYYLTKKQTMQKQIKVINLVNFLSSRIIFFDEIAKTKNIILDLEISDEFEISIDEYEFERIIDNTLSNAIKYSFENTTVVIALKNYQVEVINEGIKIQDTSLIFEKYYQEKVKNIGLGLGLNIVKSICENYDINIEILSNEFTTFRYIFPKNLINKGS; encoded by the coding sequence ATGCATAAAAAATATACAATATTAATCATAGATGATAAAAATGAAAATCTTCATTATCTAAATAGCATACTAAAAGTTTATGATTATAATATTAGAGCCACTACTGATCCTAGTTTTGCTTTAACTTCGTCAGAAAGTTATCCTCCTGATTTAATCTTACTTGATATTAAAATGCCAAATATTGATGGCTTTGAAGTTTGTAAATTATTTAAAGAAAAGGATAAATTAAAAGATATTCCTATTATTTTCATAAGTGCCATTGATGATATAGAAATAAAAGTAAAAGCTTTCGAACAAGGTGGAGTTGATTATATTACTAAACCCTTTGAAAAGGAAGAAGTACTTGCTAGAATAAAGACTCAACTTAAGATTTTTGAAAATAATCAAACTATTTTAAGCCTTCTTCAACAACAAGATTTTTTCTTAAAAAAAATAATCCATGAGATGAATACTCCACTTAGTATTATTTCACTAAATGTAGATAATTTGGAGCGACAATTAGGACCAAAAGAACAATTTGAAGCCATAAAAGCTTCATCAAAATCTCTCTCTTCTATTTATAATGACCTTTACTATTTAACAAAAAAACAAACTATGCAAAAACAAATAAAAGTGATAAATCTTGTAAACTTTTTATCTTCAAGAATAATCTTTTTTGATGAGATTGCAAAAACAAAAAATATCATTTTGGACTTAGAGATAAGTGATGAATTTGAAATTTCAATAGATGAATATGAGTTCGAGAGAATAATTGATAATACACTTTCAAATGCCATAAAATACTCATTTGAAAATACAACAGTAGTAATTGCTCTCAAAAACTATCAAGTAGAAGTAATAAATGAAGGAATAAAAATACAAGATACCTCTTTAATTTTTGAAAAATATTATCAAGAAAAAGTAAAAAACATAGGTCTTGGACTAGGACTAAATATCGTAAAGTCAATTTGTGAAAATTATGATATAAACATAGAAATAC